A stretch of the Malus sylvestris chromosome 10, drMalSylv7.2, whole genome shotgun sequence genome encodes the following:
- the LOC126585862 gene encoding ABC transporter C family member 12-like isoform X4 yields MRPQAMVFEPIDWYCQPEANWVWAAKAASAFGSYTPCAIDSLAICISHLVLMGLCCYRIWMIKMSSKARRFRLRTNYYNYILGLLAGYFTAQPLLRLLMGMSYFNLNTQSGSAPFEMTSAVIEAIAWCSMLIMIGLETKIYVKEFRWYVRFGVIYVLVGDAVVLSLMLSVADYYNRGTLYLYISTVCCQVLFGILLLVYIPNLDPYPGYIALQSEPLDNVEYEALPGEEQIFPERHVNIFSRIYFGWMTPLMQLGYRKPITESDVWKLDAWDQTETLINKFQTCWDKESQRPKPWLLRALNCSLGGRFWWGGLFKIGNDLSQFAGPVLLSHLLQSMQQGDPTWIGYIYAFLIFTGVSLGVLCEAQYFQNVQRVGFRLRSTLVAAIFRKSIRITHEGRKKFPSGKITNMMSTDANAVQQICQQLHGLWSAPFRITVAMVLLYQQLGVASLIGSGMLVLMIPLQTFVISKMRKLIKDGLQQTDKRVGLMNEILAAMDTVKCYAWETSFQHRVQSIRNDELSRFRKAQLLSSFNSFILNSIPVFVTLTSFGVFTALGGELTPARAFTSLSLFAVLRFPLIMLPSLLSQIVNANVSLQRLEELFLTEERILVPNLPLEPGLPAISIKDGYFSWDSEAENPTLSNINLDIPVGSLVAVVGGTGEGKTSLVSAMLGELPPRTDASVVVRGTVAYVPQVSWIFNATVRENILFGSKFESERYWKAIDLTELQHDLDLLPGRDLTEIGERGVNISGGQKQRVSMARAVYSDSDVYIFDDPLSALDAHVAREVFNHCIKEELQGKTRVLVTNQLHFLPQVDRIILVSEGMIKGEGTFKELSESSTLFQKLMENAGKLEAHVEEKEESENDNHESSTPTSNGVSNELPKDASNPEKGKGAKSVLIKQEERETGIVSWEILMRYKNALGGLWVVMVLFACYTLTEVLRVSSSTWLSVWTSKSTSKSYKPGFFILVYGLLSFGQVTVTLTNSVWLITSSLRAARRLHDALLNAIMRAPMVFFHTNPTGRIINRFAKDLGDIDRGVAMVVNMFMGQVWQLFATFVLIGIVSTISLWAIMPLLILFYAAYLFYQSTSREVKRLDSISRSPVYAQFGEALNGLSTIRAYKAYDRMANISGRSMDKSIRFTLVNMSSNRWLTIRLETLGGLMIWLIASFAVMQNGRAEDKVAFASTMGLLLTYTLNITNLLSGVLRTASLAENSLNAVERVGSYIELPSEAPAVIESNRPQPGWPSSGSIEFEDVVLRYRPGLPPVLHGLSFTVSASEKLGIVGRTGAGKSSMINALFRIVEIEKGRILIDSCDVSKFGLTDLRKVLSIIPQTPVLFSGTVRFNLDPFSEHSDADLWEALERAHLKDVIRRNSLGLDAEVSEGGENFSVGQRQLLSLARALLRRSKILVLDEATAAVDVGTDALIQKTIREEFKSCTMLVIAHRLNTIIDCDQILVLDAGQVLEHDSPDKLLSNEESAFSKMVKSTGPANAEYLRGLVFGGEQNKVVRDQTKQLAGQSQRGWLASSRWAAAAQLALAVSLTSSQNDLRGMDIEDKNNILMKTNDAVITLQGVLEGKHDKDIDDTLNQHHIPREGWWSAFFRVVEGMAVMGRLAHNRLQPLEDDFENKEIDWS; encoded by the exons ATGCGGCCACAAGCTATGGTTTTTGAGCCAATAGATTGGTATTGCCAACCAGAAGCTAATTGGGTGTGGGCAGCTAAAGCAGCAAGTGCTTTTGGCTCATACACTCCTTGTGCAATTGACTCCCTGGCCATCTGCATTTCTCACTTGGTTCTTATGGGCCTTTGCTGCTACCGGATATGGATGATCAAGATGAGTTCAAAAGCCCGGAGGTTTCGATTGAGGACGAATTACTACAATTACATTTTGGGTTTGTTGGCTGGTTACTTCACTGCACAGCCCTTACTAAGGTTGCTGATGGGCATGTCATATTTTAACTTGAACACACAATCCGGCTCTGCTCCTTTTGAG ATGACTTCTGCAGTCATTGAGGCAATTGCTTGGTGCTCCATGCTAATCATGATTGGCTTGGAGACTAAGATATACGTAAAGGAATTCCGGTGGTATGTAAGGTTTGGAGTCATTTATGTCTTGGTGGGAGATGCTGTGGTGCTAAGCCTTATGCTTTCAGTGGCAGATTACTACAACAG AGGTACTCTGTATCTGTATATAAGCACGGTCTGTTGCCAG GTGCTGTTTGGAATTCTACTTCTCGTTTATATTCCTAATTTGGATCCTTATCCGGGTTACATTGCTCTTCAATCTGAGCCTCTTGATAATGTCGAATATGAAGCACTACCTGGAGAAGAACAAATTTTCCCTGAAAGACATGTTAATATATTTTCCA GAATATATTTTGGATGGATGACTCCACTCATGCAGCTAGGGTATCGAAAACCCATCACCGAATCAGATGTTTGGAAGTTGGATGCGTGGGATCAGACTGAGACACTAATTAATAA GTTCCAGACATGTTGGGATAAAGAATCTCAAAGGCCCAAGCCATGGCTTCTAAGAGCATTGAACTGTAGCCTTGGAGGAAG GTTCTGGTGGGGAGGCTTATTCAAG ATTGGAAATGATCTTTCTCAGTTTGCGGGTCCGGTTCTACTAAGTCATCTCTTGCAG TCAATGCAACAAGGCGATCCGACTTGGATTGGTTACATCtatgctttcttaattttcactGGTGTG TCACTTGGTGTGCTCTGTGAAGCTCAGTATTTCCAGAATGTTCAGCGGGTCGGTTTTAGGCTCAGATCAACTTTG GTTGCTGCTATATTCCGTAAATCTATAAGAATAACTCATGAAGGCCGTAAGAAGTTTCCATCTGGGAAGATAACAAATATGATGTCAACAGATGCTAATGCAGTCCAG CAAATATGTCAACAACTTCATGGATTGTGGTCAGCTCCTTTTCGTATCACTGTAGCTATGGTTCTTCTTTACCAGCAACTAGGTGTGGCATCACTCATTGGATCTGGAATGCTGGTTCTCATGATCCCCTTACAG ACATTTGTGATCAGCAAAATGCGAAAACTGATAAAAGATGGACTACAGCAAACTGACAAGAGAGTTGGCCTCATGAATGAAATTTTGGCAGCCATGGATACAGTGAA ATGTTACGCCTGGGAGACAAGTTTCCAACACCGAGTTCAAAGTATAAGGAATGATGAGTTGTCAAGGTTCCGTAAAGCGCAATTACTATCTTCT TTTAACAGTTTTATACTGAACAGCatcccagtttttgtgacattaaCATCGTTCGGGGTGTTCACTGCTCTTGGTGGCGAATTGACACCTGCAAGGGCATTTACGTCCCTTTCTCTTTTTGCAGTGCTACGGTTTCCTCTAATCATGCTGCCTAGCTTACTAAGTCAG ATTGTGAATGCAAATGTATCGTTACAACGTTTGGAGGAACTATTTTTAACTGAGGAGAGAATTCTAGTACCGAACTTGCCTCTTGAACCAGGGCTTCCAGCCATCTCAATTAAGGATGGGTACTTTTCATGGGATTCAGAG gcaGAGAATCCCACATTATCGAACATCAACTTAGATATACCAGTTGGCAGCTTAGTAGCAGTTGTTGGTGGAACTGGAGAAGGGAAGACATCGCTGGTATCAGCCATGCTTGGTGAGCTGCCTCCCAGAACAGATGCCAGTGTTGTAGTCAGGGGGACTGTAGCTTATGTTCCCCAAGTTTCATGGATTTTCAACGCTACT GTACGCGAAAATATATTATTTGGATCTAAATTCGAATCTGAACGATATTGGAAGGCCATTGATTTGACCGAGTTACAGCACGATCTAGACTTACTTCCA GGTCGAGATCTAACAGAGATAGGTGAAAGAGGGGTGAATATTAGCGGCGGTCAAAAGCAAAGAGTTTCAATGGCTAGAGCTGTATATTCTGATTCAGATGTTTACATATTTGACGACCCGTTAAGTGCTCTAGATGCTCATGTGGCGAGAGAGGTTTTCAACCACTGTATCAAGGAAGAGTTGCAAGGGAAAACTCGGGTGCTGGTCACAAATCAGCTACATTTTCTTCCTCAAGTGGATCGTATTATTTTAGTCTCTGAAGGTATGATTAAAGGTGAGGGAACCTTTAAGGAGCTCTCTGAAAGCAGTACGCTGTTCCAGAAGCTGATGGAAAATGCAGGGAAATTGGAAGCACATGtcgaagaaaaggaagagagtGAAAATGATAACCATGAGAGCTCAACACCTACTTCCAATGGGGTGTCGAATGAGTTGCCAAAAGATGCAAGCAACCCAGAGAAAGGGAAAGGGGCGAAATCCGTACTCATTAAACAAGAGGAAAGGGAAACAGGCATTGTCAGTTGGGAAATTCTAATGAG GTACAAAAATGCATTAGGAGGACTATGGGTGGTCATGGTTCTATTTGCGTGTTATACATTAACAGAAGTTCTTCGAGTTTCAAGCAGCACATGGTTAAGTGTTTGGACATCAAAAAGCACATCGAAGAGTTACAAACCTGGATTCTTCATTCTTGTGTATGGTCTTCTGTCATTTGGTCAG GTAACAGTGACACTGACAAACTCTGTTTGGTTAATCACATCAAGCCTTCGTGCAGCCAGAAGATTGCACGATGCTCTGCTTAATGCTATAATGAGAGCTCCAATGGTATTCTTCCACACTAATCCAACAGGACGGATAATCAATAGGTTTGCGAAAGATCTGGGTGACATAGATCGCGGTGTAGCAATGGTTGTGAACATGTTTATGGGTCAAGTGTGGCAGCTCTTTGCAACTTTTGTGCTCATAGGCATTGTGAGCACAATATCCCTCTGGGCCATAATGCCACTTCTGATTTTGTTCTATGCAGCCTATCTTTTTTATCAG AGCACATCCCGTGAAGTGAAACGCTTGGATTCCATTAGCAGATCTCCAGTTTATGCACAATTTGGAGAAGCATTGAATGGTTTGTCAACCATTCGCGCCTACAAAGCGTATGATCGGATGGCCAACATTAGCGGAAGGTCCATGGATAAGAGCATCAGATTTACCCTTGTGAATATGAGTTCAAATCGCTGGCTTACGATTAGGTTGGAAACGCTCGGAGGTCTGATGATTTGGTTGATAGCAAGCTTTGCTGTCATGCAAAACGGAAGAGCAGAAGACAAAGTAGCATTTGCATCTACAATGGGTCTGCTTCTCACTTATACTTTAAATATCACAAATTTGTTGAGCGGTGTTCTTAGGACAGCCAGCCTGGCTGAAAATAGTTTAAATGCCGTTGAGCGTGTTGGATCCTATATAGAACTGCCTTCTGAGGCGCCGGCTGTAATTGAAAGCAACCGTCCCCAACCTGGGTGGCCATCATCAGGATCAATCGAGTTTGAAGATGTCGTCCTGCGTTATAGGCCTGGACTTCCTCCGGTATTGCACGGATTATCTTTTACAGTTTCTGCGAGTGAAAAGCTAGGAATAGTCGGAAGAACTGGTGCAGGGAAATCTAGCATGATTAATGCATTGTTTAGAATAGTAGAAATCGAAAAGGGAAGAATCTTGATAGATAGTTGTGATGTTTCCAAGTTTGGACTGACGGATTTGCGAAAAGTTCTTAGTATCATACCGCAGACACCCGTTCTTTTTTCAG GAACCGTGCGGTTTAACCTTGATCCCTTCAGCGAGCATAGCGACGCTGACCTTTGGGAAGCTCTAGAGAGGGCACATCTAAAGGATGTCATTAGGCGGAATTCTCTCGGTCTGGATGCTGAG GTTTCCGAAGGAGGTGAAAACTTTAGCGTTGGGCAGAGGCAACTATTAAGTCTTGCTAGAGCATTGCTGCGAAGATCAAAGATTCTTGTTCTTGATGAAGCAACTGCTGCTGTCGACGTTGGGACTGATGCTCTTATCCAGAAAACAATTCGCGAAGAGTTCAAATCGTGCACCATGCTCGTTATTGCTCACAGATTAAATACCATAATTGACTGTGATCAAATTCTGGTTCTGGATGCCGGTCAG GTCCTGGAACATGACTCCCCAGACAAACTCCTATCAAACGAAGAGAGTGCCTTCTCCAAGATGGTCAAGAGCACGGGACCTGCAAATGCTGAGTACTTGCGCGGCCTGGTATTTGGAGGTGAACAGAATAAGGTGGTTAGAGACCAAACGAAGCAGCTGGCTGGTCAGAGCCAGAGGGGATGGTTAGCCTCTTCGCGCTGGGCCGCAGCTGCCCAGTTAGCCTTAGCTGTTAGTCTCACTTCTTCGCAAAACGACCTTCGAGGAATGGACATTGAAGACAAAAACAATATCCTCATGAAAACAAATGACGCAGTAATAACACTTCAGGGAGTTTTGGAAGGGAAGCATGACAAAGATATAGACGACACACTGAATCAACACCATATACCTAGGGAAGGATGGTGGTCGGCTTTCTTCAGAGTAGTAGAAG GTATGGCTGTGATGGGCAGGCTGGCTCACAACAGACTTCAGCCGTTAGAAGACgactttgaaaacaaagaaatagaTTGGAGTTGA
- the LOC126585862 gene encoding ABC transporter C family member 12-like isoform X6, translated as MRPQAMVFEPIDWYCQPEANWVWAAKAASAFGSYTPCAIDSLAICISHLVLMGLCCYRIWMIKMSSKARRFRLRTNYYNYILGLLAGYFTAQPLLRLLMGMSYFNLNTQSGSAPFEMTSAVIEAIAWCSMLIMIGLETKIYVKEFRWYVRFGVIYVLVGDAVVLSLMLSVADYYNRGTLYLYISTVCCQVLFGILLLVYIPNLDPYPGYIALQSEPLDNVEYEALPGEEQIFPERHVNIFSRIYFGWMTPLMQLGYRKPITESDVWKLDAWDQTETLINKFQTCWDKESQRPKPWLLRALNCSLGGRFWWGGLFKIGNDLSQFAGPVLLSHLLQSMQQGDPTWIGYIYAFLIFTGVSLGVLCEAQYFQNVQRVGFRLRSTLVAAIFRKSIRITHEGRKKFPSGKITNMMSTDANAVQQICQQLHGLWSAPFRITVAMVLLYQQLGVASLIGSGMLVLMIPLQTFVISKMRKLIKDGLQQTDKRVGLMNEILAAMDTVKCYAWETSFQHRVQSIRNDELSRFRKAQLLSSFNSFILNSIPVFVTLTSFGVFTALGGELTPARAFTSLSLFAVLRFPLIMLPSLLSQIVNANVSLQRLEELFLTEERILVPNLPLEPGLPAISIKDGYFSWDSEAENPTLSNINLDIPVGSLVAVVGGTGEGKTSLVSAMLGELPPRTDASVVVRGTVAYVPQVSWIFNATVRENILFGSKFESERYWKAIDLTELQHDLDLLPGRDLTEIGERGVNISGGQKQRVSMARAVYSDSDVYIFDDPLSALDAHVAREVFNHCIKEELQGKTRVLVTNQLHFLPQVDRIILVSEGMIKGEGTFKELSESSTLFQKLMENAGKLEAHVEEKEESENDNHESSTPTSNGVSNELPKDASNPEKGKGAKSVLIKQEERETGIVSWEILMRYKNALGGLWVVMVLFACYTLTEVLRVSSSTWLSVWTSKSTSKSYKPGFFILVYGLLSFGQVTVTLTNSVWLITSSLRAARRLHDALLNAIMRAPMVFFHTNPTGRIINRFAKDLGDIDRGVAMVVNMFMGQVWQLFATFVLIGIVSTISLWAIMPLLILFYAAYLFYQSTSREVKRLDSISRSPVYAQFGEALNGLSTIRAYKAYDRMANISGRSMDKSIRFTLVNMSSNRWLTIRLETLGGLMIWLIASFAVMQNGRAEDKVAFASTMGLLLTYTLNITNLLSGVLRTASLAENSLNAVERVGSYIELPSEAPAVIESNRPQPGWPSSGSIEFEDVVLRYRPGLPPVLHGLSFTVSASEKLGIVGRTGAGKSSMINALFRIVEIEKGRILIDSCDVSKFGLTDLRKVLSIIPQTPVLFSGTVRFNLDPFSEHSDADLWEALERAHLKDVIRRNSLGLDAEVSEGGENFSVGQRQLLSLARALLRRSKILVLDEATAAVDVGTDALIQKTIREEFKSCTMLVIAHRLNTIIDCDQILVLDAGQVLEHDSPDKLLSNEESAFSKMVKSTGPANAEYLRGLVFGGKQNKVVRDRTEQLAGQSQRGWLASSRWAAAAQLALAVSLTSSQNDLRGMDIEDKNNILMKTIDAVITLQGVLEGKHDKDIDDTLNQHHIPREGWWSAFFRVVEGMAAMGRLAHNRLHPLEDDFEDKAIDWS; from the exons ATGCGGCCACAAGCTATGGTTTTTGAGCCAATAGATTGGTATTGCCAACCAGAAGCTAATTGGGTGTGGGCAGCTAAAGCAGCAAGTGCTTTTGGCTCATACACTCCTTGTGCAATTGACTCCCTGGCCATCTGCATTTCTCACTTGGTTCTTATGGGCCTTTGCTGCTACCGGATATGGATGATCAAGATGAGTTCAAAAGCCCGGAGGTTTCGATTGAGGACGAATTACTACAATTACATTTTGGGTTTGTTGGCTGGTTACTTCACTGCACAGCCCTTACTAAGGTTGCTGATGGGCATGTCATATTTTAACTTGAACACACAATCCGGCTCTGCTCCTTTTGAG ATGACTTCTGCAGTCATTGAGGCAATTGCTTGGTGCTCCATGCTAATCATGATTGGCTTGGAGACTAAGATATACGTAAAGGAATTCCGGTGGTATGTAAGGTTTGGAGTCATTTATGTCTTGGTGGGAGATGCTGTGGTGCTAAGCCTTATGCTTTCAGTGGCAGATTACTACAACAG AGGTACTCTGTATCTGTATATAAGCACGGTCTGTTGCCAG GTGCTGTTTGGAATTCTACTTCTCGTTTATATTCCTAATTTGGATCCTTATCCGGGTTACATTGCTCTTCAATCTGAGCCTCTTGATAATGTCGAATATGAAGCACTACCTGGAGAAGAACAAATTTTCCCTGAAAGACATGTTAATATATTTTCCA GAATATATTTTGGATGGATGACTCCACTCATGCAGCTAGGGTATCGAAAACCCATCACCGAATCAGATGTTTGGAAGTTGGATGCGTGGGATCAGACTGAGACACTAATTAATAA GTTCCAGACATGTTGGGATAAAGAATCTCAAAGGCCCAAGCCATGGCTTCTAAGAGCATTGAACTGTAGCCTTGGAGGAAG GTTCTGGTGGGGAGGCTTATTCAAG ATTGGAAATGATCTTTCTCAGTTTGCGGGTCCGGTTCTACTAAGTCATCTCTTGCAG TCAATGCAACAAGGCGATCCGACTTGGATTGGTTACATCtatgctttcttaattttcactGGTGTG TCACTTGGTGTGCTCTGTGAAGCTCAGTATTTCCAGAATGTTCAGCGGGTCGGTTTTAGGCTCAGATCAACTTTG GTTGCTGCTATATTCCGTAAATCTATAAGAATAACTCATGAAGGCCGTAAGAAGTTTCCATCTGGGAAGATAACAAATATGATGTCAACAGATGCTAATGCAGTCCAG CAAATATGTCAACAACTTCATGGATTGTGGTCAGCTCCTTTTCGTATCACTGTAGCTATGGTTCTTCTTTACCAGCAACTAGGTGTGGCATCACTCATTGGATCTGGAATGCTGGTTCTCATGATCCCCTTACAG ACATTTGTGATCAGCAAAATGCGAAAACTGATAAAAGATGGACTACAGCAAACTGACAAGAGAGTTGGCCTCATGAATGAAATTTTGGCAGCCATGGATACAGTGAA ATGTTACGCCTGGGAGACAAGTTTCCAACACCGAGTTCAAAGTATAAGGAATGATGAGTTGTCAAGGTTCCGTAAAGCGCAATTACTATCTTCT TTTAACAGTTTTATACTGAACAGCatcccagtttttgtgacattaaCATCGTTCGGGGTGTTCACTGCTCTTGGTGGCGAATTGACACCTGCAAGGGCATTTACGTCCCTTTCTCTTTTTGCAGTGCTACGGTTTCCTCTAATCATGCTGCCTAGCTTACTAAGTCAG ATTGTGAATGCAAATGTATCGTTACAACGTTTGGAGGAACTATTTTTAACTGAGGAGAGAATTCTAGTACCGAACTTGCCTCTTGAACCAGGGCTTCCAGCCATCTCAATTAAGGATGGGTACTTTTCATGGGATTCAGAG gcaGAGAATCCCACATTATCGAACATCAACTTAGATATACCAGTTGGCAGCTTAGTAGCAGTTGTTGGTGGAACTGGAGAAGGGAAGACATCGCTGGTATCAGCCATGCTTGGTGAGCTGCCTCCCAGAACAGATGCCAGTGTTGTAGTCAGGGGGACTGTAGCTTATGTTCCCCAAGTTTCATGGATTTTCAACGCTACT GTACGCGAAAATATATTATTTGGATCTAAATTCGAATCTGAACGATATTGGAAGGCCATTGATTTGACCGAGTTACAGCACGATCTAGACTTACTTCCA GGTCGAGATCTAACAGAGATAGGTGAAAGAGGGGTGAATATTAGCGGCGGTCAAAAGCAAAGAGTTTCAATGGCTAGAGCTGTATATTCTGATTCAGATGTTTACATATTTGACGACCCGTTAAGTGCTCTAGATGCTCATGTGGCGAGAGAGGTTTTCAACCACTGTATCAAGGAAGAGTTGCAAGGGAAAACTCGGGTGCTGGTCACAAATCAGCTACATTTTCTTCCTCAAGTGGATCGTATTATTTTAGTCTCTGAAGGTATGATTAAAGGTGAGGGAACCTTTAAGGAGCTCTCTGAAAGCAGTACGCTGTTCCAGAAGCTGATGGAAAATGCAGGGAAATTGGAAGCACATGtcgaagaaaaggaagagagtGAAAATGATAACCATGAGAGCTCAACACCTACTTCCAATGGGGTGTCGAATGAGTTGCCAAAAGATGCAAGCAACCCAGAGAAAGGGAAAGGGGCGAAATCCGTACTCATTAAACAAGAGGAAAGGGAAACAGGCATTGTCAGTTGGGAAATTCTAATGAG GTACAAAAATGCATTAGGAGGACTATGGGTGGTCATGGTTCTATTTGCGTGTTATACATTAACAGAAGTTCTTCGAGTTTCAAGCAGCACATGGTTAAGTGTTTGGACATCAAAAAGCACATCGAAGAGTTACAAACCTGGATTCTTCATTCTTGTGTATGGTCTTCTGTCATTTGGTCAG GTAACAGTGACACTGACAAACTCTGTTTGGTTAATCACATCAAGCCTTCGTGCAGCCAGAAGATTGCACGATGCTCTGCTTAATGCTATAATGAGAGCTCCAATGGTATTCTTCCACACTAATCCAACAGGACGGATAATCAATAGGTTTGCGAAAGATCTGGGTGACATAGATCGCGGTGTAGCAATGGTTGTGAACATGTTTATGGGTCAAGTGTGGCAGCTCTTTGCAACTTTTGTGCTCATAGGCATTGTGAGCACAATATCCCTCTGGGCCATAATGCCACTTCTGATTTTGTTCTATGCAGCCTATCTTTTTTATCAG AGCACATCCCGTGAAGTGAAACGCTTGGATTCCATTAGCAGATCTCCAGTTTATGCACAATTTGGAGAAGCATTGAATGGTTTGTCAACCATTCGCGCCTACAAAGCGTATGATCGGATGGCCAACATTAGCGGAAGGTCCATGGATAAGAGCATCAGATTTACCCTTGTGAATATGAGTTCAAATCGCTGGCTTACGATTAGGTTGGAAACGCTCGGAGGTCTGATGATTTGGTTGATAGCAAGCTTTGCTGTCATGCAAAACGGAAGAGCAGAAGACAAAGTAGCATTTGCATCTACAATGGGTCTGCTTCTCACTTATACTTTAAATATCACAAATTTGTTGAGCGGTGTTCTTAGGACAGCCAGCCTGGCTGAAAATAGTTTAAATGCCGTTGAGCGTGTTGGATCCTATATAGAACTGCCTTCTGAGGCGCCGGCTGTAATTGAAAGCAACCGTCCCCAACCTGGGTGGCCATCATCAGGATCAATCGAGTTTGAAGATGTCGTCCTGCGTTATAGGCCTGGACTTCCTCCGGTATTGCACGGATTATCTTTTACAGTTTCTGCGAGTGAAAAGCTAGGAATAGTCGGAAGAACTGGTGCAGGGAAATCTAGCATGATTAATGCATTGTTTAGAATAGTAGAAATCGAAAAGGGAAGAATCTTGATAGATAGTTGTGATGTTTCCAAGTTTGGACTGACGGATTTGCGAAAAGTTCTTAGTATCATACCGCAGACACCCGTTCTTTTTTCAG GAACCGTGCGGTTTAACCTTGATCCCTTCAGCGAGCATAGCGACGCTGACCTTTGGGAAGCTCTAGAGAGGGCACATCTAAAGGATGTCATTAGGCGGAATTCTCTCGGTCTGGATGCTGAG GTTTCCGAAGGAGGTGAAAACTTTAGCGTTGGGCAGAGGCAACTATTAAGTCTTGCTAGAGCATTGCTGCGAAGATCAAAGATTCTTGTTCTTGATGAAGCAACTGCTGCTGTCGACGTTGGGACTGATGCTCTTATCCAGAAAACAATTCGCGAAGAGTTCAAATCGTGCACCATGCTCGTTATTGCTCACAGATTAAATACCATAATTGACTGTGATCAAATTCTGGTTCTGGATGCCGGTCAG GTCCTGGAACATGACTCCCCAGACAAACTCCTATCAAACGAAGAGAGTGCCTTCTCCAAGATGGTCAAGAGCACGGGACCTGCAAATGCTGAGTACTTGCGCGGCCTGGTATTTGGAG